AAACAAGAAATTACACCACTTTACAAATAGAAACGAGACTCGATAAGATTAAGTTACAAATCTTTTGGATGCGGTGATAAAATGATGTACAagtttaaagatatttttattataggAGAAATTCTTCGTTAAGTCTCCATGTAAAAAGATATTTACAGTTACTGGTCTTATTGGATCAATAAaaaacaagagcaacgccaacgtggcataatacgcccgtagattttgctcaaggaaaacatactttagtgggattcatattttagtgaagttaacactgtcctctgtgagctaattcattatcatggtgatcaaatataccaagttataatatccaggagcttacggttcggtttgtatcctgcccacaaggttttccttataagtgatactacgaccttgacctttgacctctgaccttgaaaaacaataggcaccttcctctcatcatgatgatcaaatataccaagttataatatcctggagcttacggttcggtttgtatcctgcccacaaggttttcctaaaaagtgatactacgaccttgacctttgaccttgaaaaacaataggcatcttcctctcatcatggtgatcaaatgtaccaagttataatatccaggagcttacggttcggtttgtatcctgcccacaaggttttcctaataagtgatactacgaccttgacctttgacctctgatcttgaaaaacaataggcacctttctctcatcatgatgatcaaatataccaagttataatatcatggagcttacggttcggtttgtatcctgcccacaagatTATCCTAATAattgatactacgaccttgacctttgaccttgaaaaacaataagcatcttcctctcatcatggtgatcaaatgtaccaagttgtaaagccctagggcttatggttcagtctgtatcctgcccacaaggtccggacagacagacggacggacgacgccataccataatacgtcccgtcttcgacgggcgtataaaaattctTACATCTTTGAAGAGAGGACATTCAAGTAAAAAGTGTGTTGTTGTTTCGATTTTCCTCAGGCACAATAAATACAAAAGTTAGATAATGATACTACCCGTTCACTCTATAAACACAATGATATCCATGTATTGTATTCCTTTGTTTCCGTTGTATATTACTTATAATGTAAGGCAGTTTTTTAAATGCAACGGGAGAGGGCTATTGAAGTTTTTGAACTTGTGCCTAATCCTTTTGATGTctttgtcaataaaatatgttcaattcaattcatgtgATAACCTTTATGAAAGTAAACCACTTGATGCTAGTCGTATTTCaaattatctttaaaaatgGAATTGTCCAAAACTTTGTCAAGATAGGCTCTAATGTGACTCTCTTCATACAATTAATCAAAAGAAGCCGTATTTCAAATGGAGAGAGAAAACATTCTGCCTAGGATGTGGTTTTTTGTGAGGAATGTAAATGTGTTCACTTCTATTGACACAAGATAATATGATGCTTTAATAAATGCTATTTCAAAACTTTCTGATGTTTGTTTAACATCCATACCCACCATGGAACAACGAGAATTGATTAAATATAAAGGGGAAAAGAAATAACGGTATTTCTGATTcttcaaaatataaattgtttaaaaCTGTGTCAAGAAGATAGGGACCTATGTGACGTTTGACTCCCGAATGATAAATGTAAAGACGCCTTATGTAACTTGAAAAAATATCCTagtttgtattgtattgaaaattttggAGAATCGTCAGAAatcgttaaaatgatattctTTGCGTAAAGCTGAATAGGATTTGGCAAACAGGCAGTGCCTATTGATACCTTTTACATTCatgataattaaaattttgacacAAAATTTTACAACTTGTACATGACATATAAGTACATAGTCAGACGAACGTAGCTTCATACCAAGTTTCTAtcatcatatatttacatttaattactcccaatgtttttgcatttatatctctacaaattgtaacgatggccatttccttatgaatgcgCTGTAGTTGTAATTCAAACAATCCGCGCATGAATCTTGATtcaaatgaattacatgtacgtctattttaaccgCTGGGAATTCCAACTGGAAATGAAAGTAGACTGTAAATATAGGGAGGGTATGAACTGGAACACTTCACGCCGACATACTTCATGAGGCACGTTAAGTATACacgtcatttttgaaaacacatggTATGAAATgcgtaaaatttcataagtatacaCTAAAACGAGTGAATGATACACACCACCACTAAAATCGTTCAGTAGATTTTATGTAGTTTTGTACTGAAATTTAAATCATTGAACCTTTACTTTATAAGGAATAATTCtgtgtttttgaaaatcaagaatTGTCATTTTGACTATTTTATCACTAATCACAGTGACTGTCTTGTTCAAAATGGCATCTTAAGAACTACAGATCACTTAGTTTAACAAACACAGATTATAAAATCGTTAACTTTTTATCCTTGCTAGAGGACTCCAAAAACTGTATGATACACAATCTGATGAGTAAAGAACGCCCAGCTCATAATGAAGGTCGTTTTATCGGTGTCAATATGAGGCTAGTTGTTTATATGATTAGTTAATAGTtaatttttggattttgaaGGGAAGGTATTTTCAGTGCGCTACAAATATTTcgttttgataaaattttcatacaCTGGATTacgatatttttcaaatattgacaataataataataaaaacaatggCTGGATTTTAAAGGGACATagacatgatttgagctgaaaatattcaaattctgtttttccattcttattgtttacaatgcttaacttaAGTATTTTCAATTGTCAAACAAATTTGagtatcagttgttgagttacaagtgagatacctcactcacaattctttgttaagTAAACAAAACTCGTGCCATATTTTTGCTTAGATATAGATTGctatagaaaatagcatgttaaaaacaaaatgagttgtgccaaacactagaagcTATTTAGTTCTGTTCAGAAGTAACTTGTAAATtggaaaaaatctgctttagACGAAACTTTTGCTAGTATAtctaacctatgtaaacaaaacatggtacgagccttgtttacataacaatgaattgtgagcactgtatctcccatgtaccccgacaactgacattcaaattttttactgaatattagaaataccttagttaagcattctagacattaaaaatggaaaaatagattttgaaaattttcagctcaaatcgtgtccatgtccctttagcACGGCGTAGAGGCATTAGACATGGTCGTCCTATCTTGGCTGAACTTTTCATATTATAGCAGAAATATTGCCTTGAAGATTGACGagaaataaaagaacaaaacGAATTAGTGCTGCAAATATTACAATAGAAATTACAAATCTACAGCACGCGGACGTTGtcattttatattgaaaaagtCAATTGATATCGTGCAGAGATTTTGTAGTCGTGTTTCAATTAGAGTCAATCTAACCAAATGCAATGCATACCATACGCGGCATAAagcatacagtgtacatattcTCTCCGTATCGCCTCGCCTTCTATGACATTGATCAACCTATTATTTGTCTGTAGACAGTAAGTTACATGGATCGAGAATCGAACCTGGGTATCCCGGATGTGATGCGAACTTcctcaattcaattctttagtCCACTTACCAATAGTACAGAAGTATCCTAACCACTGGCCTACCGCGACTGCCGGACTCGGTCTTGTCATTGTCAGAAAAGAATGTAAATCATTACACCTTCATTCCACATATGTCGGTGTTCTACTAGGAGATAATGTGTTGTTTTCATTCATGCGAAATGCAAAATGACATTTGAAAACTTGACGATGAGCAGTTTATGCAACAATCAAcgcattgtttatatataaaagtaTACAAGTATTAATTTTTAGTCACCTGAGCTTACTCAGATGaactattgcaattggttgtccgtcgtcgtgcgttaacaattgacgattttgaacttcttgataactataagtcaaattcttttcaaatttggtatgaagcatttttgggacaagggggacataaattgtgaatttcaggcctcaagcacccctggggccctaggggtgggggcaaaaactgtccaaaattgatcaattttcaaaaatcttctcaagtaccacacatgtgtaagaaaaactaaatgcatagtgatgtagagcctttaccaaaattgtaaatttcattatccctggggtaggggttctgaccccagggtgagggccaaacttggtataaagtgtttatgtgtaaaacacttaaataatatcttctttagtgcttttgatattaaattgaatcTAAATAGATATTAAGAAAGAAcagttaggatggggccaaacctAGTCAATAGTATTTGtatgtaagtttgctgatactgtatgaaatctaaatgcatgcttaggaatagcagaaaaggatgtacaaaaatggtgaatttcaaaagccagggttttgactctaggatgggtccaaattagtcatatcttctgatgttttaatgttgacacacctattatattatttaaagcctttcatcagtgtacgcacttttgagggcagtgaagttttaagaacacatcttgttttatactgttgctgaacatttaGAATTTAGTTTAGTTATTCAGAACATGATTTTTGTCTATAGCCCCTGTGAGTactgatactttttcactagtactcgggtgaccgataaggcctgtgagcttcttgttacatgtatttatctattcattttcGAAAATTGCGTATTGAGTGAATTAAAAACAAACGctcatatatttcattatgGATTCTATGATATTTATAGCTATATGATAATTTAAGAAACAGTTTTATCACACTGTATTACATCCTAGCTCTAGCTCTAGTTTTacataatagctctaaaacttcattgttatttcggatttgaaacatttcggttgagcatcactgaagagacattatttgtcgaaatgcgcatctggtgcatcaaaattggtaccgtataagttttatattctaTAGAAAGGACAGATTGGTGTAAAATACAAACAAGTTAGAATATACATACGAGTATATAGTGTATGTACAACGTGTGAATTTAATCATAAACTTCTTATTGACATACatagttgaaatatatttctcagTGGGTGTAATCCAAAGAAACATGCAAAGTACAATTATTGTACATCTGTTAACATTAGATAGTCAAGCACTTCTTGTGTAATTgtgtttaaaaaacaatatcTACATTCTCTCCACCAATTGGTTATTTGCTTACAAAATCTGAACTTTTAAAACCAGCAGATGCAGAGACAATTTGATTTCTTGGTGCTCAGGTAACCATAATAACATAACGACTGTCATAATATAGGGCATGTCTCATGTAGTTATACTTgttttttctattatttatgaCAAAGAAACGTTCCTTAAAATGGGGTACCGTATTTGTTGGGAAATGAACTTGCATGCAAAAAAATGTGTGTAGTAAAAAGTACCATTTTTTGTTCTATTTTACAGACAGTCGTGTTTAGGAAAAGATAATAAAGAAAGAGTTGATGACActcatcattttaattttggaCGACAGACGCCACAAATCCGTGATTCTTATAGCTGGAAAACCCTCAGCGGTAAAGTAAGGAATATCATTCAATCTGAAGTCAATGATGTGTTTAGTATCATTCGTTACCTTGTCTGTAACTCTCATATAATACTTGTACTACGATATAGAAAGAAAAAACCCGAACAATTCAGAAAGATATGAAGCGTGTGTGTATGTTTGATACTCAGTTTTATGTTTTCTGTCAGCCCCTGTTTAGGATATCTGTTCACGCCTTTGACTATGACAGTGTGGGCGGTGACGATGATATCGGAGTGACGAACTACGACTACACAGCTGGTACAACGACCGTCAACCAAACCATCACAACGGTGAGAGGACCTAACAACTTACGGTGGGTGTAAACAAATTTCTAGTTTCCATCGCCTAACTGTCAATCACGTATTGTATAAATCGTAGTACCTAGCTTCATTTCAGATTTTAGTCTGAGTGTATATTTATTGTTCAGACCAATAGGTCTATCAGAGTCATATACATTTACAATCATAATTTACTTACACAAggagtgtacatgtatattgtaatcaCTGACGTCATTGTGAACATGTACATCTGTATGTAAGTGGGTATGATAACACTGACACTCCCCAAAGCTGTGCacaaaaaattctcaaaattgCATAAATCCTTAACATTTTAGTTCCTCAATAAATCTTAGAGATCAAAGTAATGTGTTGAGCCGCAAGAAAACCACGAGATGCTAACATTTATTGATAAGTTTGATGtgaacaaataaaacaaaaacaaaaattaaaaaaaacccgaaGCATTTCAGTGAAACTCCTTTTATTGAATGAGTTATGCCGTCGCaaatttggcaattttatgtatgtgtacattaatttagatattctaataatgctttcttttatttgatataagaaCGAAAACAACATAACAACAAATCCATTATATCTATGAAAATGATAACAGTTGCTGAGTACTAATTTCATACTCCATATGCTCGAATTAATTTACCGGCATTAATTTTGAGACTTAAGTGCAGAAAGATTGACAATTTagaaattgtttaattttttgctACAGCTTACTTCGTCAGGTACTTCACTGACACTACCTGACTGGCTCATGGTAATTTTAACACATTTCAACGACTTTTTTCATCAAATGTTTGCACTGGTCAGggttttgatacatgtaaaacacggaacggaaaacgaaatGTATGGGGAAACAAAGATGGTTACTTGGTATACAGAacgaaatttattttaattgttttactTTCACAAATATGCGCGTATCCTGCTGCATTGAATGAGTGTAGTAATGAATTACAATATCTAATTAGAACCAGCCTTGACAAAAGGTTACAAACgaaaattctaaataatttCCCTCCTCTTCtctctttttttgttttttgttttgttttggttgtttgttttacattcgCGAGGGATATATTAACAGAAGCAGGTGACTCATGGATGCTATGACCTACTCTACTATCTTCTTTAGATTTTAGTTTTAAATTATTGAGGAGGAATAGTTTGTACGTATACTCTTCAGTAGCTGTACCCCCCTCCAATATGATTGGGTAAAATCTATGTACTATCTATGATAAGGTAACATTGAGTTTaatcaatttgaattaaatctAAGAACTAATGTTAGTTGTTTGACTAGttttttaattgatatatagATGAATAAAGTTAATTACTTTGATGTACAGTGCGTATTTATTGGACTAACAATACATCGAATTCAGAGATTTA
This genomic window from Ostrea edulis chromosome 4, xbOstEdul1.1, whole genome shotgun sequence contains:
- the LOC130046418 gene encoding uncharacterized protein LOC130046418, with the protein product MWRARTFILVLGIYLWNVQYIFGSYDVSVKLLEYNRDEDCGCDSGFLWGGCHECDVYLQICLLSLTSSYGQSCLGKDNKERVDDTHHFNFGRQTPQIRDSYSWKTLSGKPLFRISVHAFDYDSVGGDDDIGVTNYDYTAGTTTVNQTITTVRGPNNLRWV